In Gemmatimonadales bacterium, a genomic segment contains:
- a CDS encoding nickel-dependent hydrogenase large subunit has product MGANRAVVVRHVTRIEGHGNIVVDLEGDTIRRCDLEIVEAPRFFEALLRGRPYDEAPRIACRICGICSVGHATASVHAVEAALGITPGPKLRVVRRLNMAGEWLQSHVLHVCFLVAPDALGVPSIVPLVGSHPDVVKRALRLKRLANDVCCTVSGRHVMPISYHAGWMGHWPDRSELRALQEQLIAAEEDLDALVELFAALSWPQVERSTELLAALEPGGAYPMMGGPLHSTSGTVTAPEAYGDVLHEYLVDHSASKHVRGTGGGGTIRVGALARYALAHDRLHPRARDAARRLGLRPGSGNPFDFVAAQLVESVQAHQEAVEAVSSLLADPAPEEPARPTRPEGGRGVGMVEVPRGTLVHDYTIGADGRLAAANCIIPTSQNLASIEADMRAFLPSLVGRPSPEIAHGLEMLVRAYDPCVSCSVH; this is encoded by the coding sequence ATGGGAGCCAACCGTGCCGTCGTCGTCCGCCACGTAACCCGCATCGAGGGCCACGGCAACATCGTGGTGGACCTCGAGGGCGACACGATCCGGCGGTGCGACCTCGAGATCGTGGAAGCGCCGCGCTTCTTCGAGGCGCTGCTCCGGGGCCGTCCCTACGACGAGGCCCCGCGCATCGCCTGCCGGATCTGCGGGATCTGCTCGGTGGGCCACGCCACCGCGTCGGTGCACGCGGTCGAGGCCGCCCTCGGCATCACGCCCGGGCCGAAGCTGCGCGTGGTGCGCCGGCTGAACATGGCGGGAGAGTGGCTGCAGTCGCACGTGCTCCACGTCTGCTTCCTGGTGGCGCCCGACGCGCTCGGCGTGCCGTCGATCGTGCCGCTGGTGGGCAGCCATCCCGACGTCGTGAAGCGGGCGCTCCGCCTCAAGCGGCTCGCGAACGACGTCTGCTGCACGGTGAGCGGGCGGCACGTGATGCCGATCTCGTACCACGCCGGGTGGATGGGGCACTGGCCCGACCGGTCCGAGCTGCGCGCCCTCCAGGAGCAGCTGATCGCGGCGGAGGAGGACCTCGACGCGCTGGTGGAGCTGTTCGCCGCCCTGTCGTGGCCGCAGGTGGAGCGGAGCACCGAGCTGCTGGCGGCGCTGGAGCCGGGCGGGGCGTACCCGATGATGGGCGGTCCGCTGCATTCGACGTCCGGCACCGTCACGGCGCCCGAGGCGTACGGCGACGTGCTCCACGAGTACCTGGTGGACCACTCCGCCTCGAAGCACGTGCGCGGGACCGGGGGGGGCGGCACGATCCGCGTGGGCGCGCTGGCCCGCTATGCGCTGGCGCACGACCGGCTGCACCCGCGGGCCCGGGACGCCGCGCGGCGGCTGGGCCTGCGCCCGGGCTCCGGCAACCCGTTCGACTTCGTCGCCGCGCAGCTGGTGGAGTCGGTGCAGGCGCACCAGGAGGCGGTGGAGGCGGTCAGCTCGCTCCTGGCGGATCCGGCGCCGGAGGAGCCGGCGCGGCCGACGCGGCCCGAGGGGGGACGCGGGGTCGGGATGGTCGAGGTGCCGCGCGGCACGCTCGTGCACGACTACACCATCGGCGCGGACGGCCGCCTCGCCGCCGCCAACTGCATCATCCCTACCAGCCAGAACCTGGCGTCCATCGAGGCGGACATGCGCGCCTTCCTGCCGTCGCTGGTGGGCCGGCCGTCGCCGGAGATCGCCCACGGGCTCGAGATGCTGGTCCGCGCCTACGACCCGTGCGTCTCCTGCTCGGTGCACTGA
- a CDS encoding Crp/Fnr family transcriptional regulator, which produces MIDDLKRSDFFVGFDDQALADIATFARRETFEAGRVLFDRDEEGRTAYIILKGRIRQGFEVSPGTEVWFLTGEPGDLFGFGSLIAPRTRAMRAKASEKTEVVAVDADALLEYLEAHPRFGFIFMERLAQVIYQRLNNCRLQVIHLMPPKESEGPVLGRS; this is translated from the coding sequence ATGATTGACGACCTCAAGCGGTCCGACTTCTTCGTCGGCTTCGACGACCAGGCCCTCGCCGACATCGCGACCTTCGCGCGCCGGGAGACGTTCGAGGCCGGACGCGTCCTGTTCGACCGGGACGAGGAAGGGCGCACCGCCTACATCATCCTCAAGGGGCGGATCCGCCAGGGCTTCGAGGTCTCGCCGGGCACGGAGGTGTGGTTTCTCACCGGCGAGCCGGGCGACCTGTTCGGCTTCGGCTCGCTGATCGCCCCCCGGACCCGCGCGATGCGCGCCAAGGCGTCGGAGAAGACCGAGGTGGTCGCGGTGGACGCCGATGCGCTGCTGGAGTACCTCGAGGCACACCCGCGCTTCGGCTTCATCTTCATGGAGCGGCTGGCCCAGGTGATCTACCAGCGGCTCAACAACTGCCGCCTCCAGGTCATCCACCTGATGCCGCCGAAGGAGAGCGAAGGGCCGGTGCTGGGAAGAAGCTGA